One window of Camelina sativa cultivar DH55 chromosome 4, Cs, whole genome shotgun sequence genomic DNA carries:
- the LOC104782056 gene encoding BTB/POZ domain-containing protein FBL11-like isoform X2 yields the protein MALSSLDEFVILVLKKDHCLQHEDASSSSSAPPSQVISISASEIVSWDLSEILAYASVKIRVHRTRLIEESSYFQGLLSGSFSESGLDHISVDWNLETFLNLVMCLYGYAIDVTSTSFLPLFEAALYFGVERLLSICKTWISVLVSSNDPASPKLDLSDLIQMWSFGLEHAGDFLPDLCAAYLAKNFMLVKSDEYFGSVPYELLISCIKHPHLTVHSEMHLADALLLWLDAERRMSGFSESRHDNTVNLMEQQKEKGMTHVYLKSVSPTYVKKVRFSLLPLSFIAGRSKSHGFSKFVDQSLESVIKLKKIPSTYLVDSLTDSPPADLRLRLTEYTEILDLSGCRQLNEASLLLSVLPNSYFSNLRWRKSLKSFLKNPEDDERNREHLSYGTLPILSFESLKEIDMSKCQRLNYKFVIKCFSKSFPSLRKLRAAYLLNIKVFTVLELLQNFRQLTEVDLTVDIAPIIPVQASLFYSGRGHCSLSNITRLTLEGRSDICDMGLQSISRLCDSLCYLNIKGCALLSDACIAYVIQRCKYLCSLIVCYTSFSENSILALCASISMTNEHMDSNSLAPKLQMLHMSKCEGISETSLFNLISQTQKMKSLCLRDTKVSDSVLCEFPGSSLEALDISNTTISWMALVRVISRNPNLKSLKARGCKNLLQLQGDGRADYSFPLFSAHEVFKSLSKGSGLEELEIGWGFSYFSLESLRPAVSFLRAISVGLGASLGEDALKLLSSACPLLESIVLYFQEISDSALASILTSLKHLQELALSYCFGDISIQSFKFSMPSLRKLRLERVTRWMTSDDLFILTQSCPNVTELSLVGCLHLNSDCQPIISGGWPGMISLHLEECGSITDNGVTSLYGCIALEDLLLRHNGSGIQKSFLLDATLKFPMLRLVSLDMCDAKEGGFDAPEEEEGSHFLSIVKISRCKSERCALGRVLAPVHRETLVMLWNGQNYTKTLIKQRL from the exons ATGGCACTAAGCTCACTCGACGAATTCGTAATCCTCGTTCTGAAGAAGGATCATTGTCTTCAACATGAAGAcgcatcttcttcctcttctgctcCTCCGAGTCAAGTGATTTCAATCTCAGCTTCTGAAATTGTATCTTGGGACTTGTCAGAGATACTCGCTTACGCAAGTGTAAAAATTCGAGTTCATCGAACTAG GCTCATTGAGGAATCATCGTATTTCCAAGGCCTACTAAGCGGAAGcttcag TGAATCAGGCCTCGATCATATCTCTGTAGATTGGAACCTAGAGACTTTCTTGAACCTTGTCATGTGTTTGTATGGTTACGCCATAGATGTTACATCCACTAGTTTCTTGCCTCTATTTGag GCTGCACTCTATTTTGGGGTGGAGAGGCTTCTCTCTATATGCAAAACCTGGATTTCAGTGTTGGTATCATCGAATGATCCTGCATCACCTAAATTAGATTTGTCTGACCTTATTCAGATGTGGAGTTTTGGTCTCGAGCATG CTGGAGATTTTTTGCCAGATCTCTGTGCGGCCTATCTTGCAAAGAATTTC ATGTTGGTAAAATCTGATGAGTATTTTGGAAGTGTTCCATATGAGTTGTTGATCTCTTGCATTAAACATCCTCACCTGACTGTACACAG TGAGATGCATCTTGCTGATGCACTTCTTCTTTGGCTTGATGCCGAGAGAAGAATGTCTGGCTTTTCGGAGAGTAGGCATGATAACACAGTCAACTTGATGGAACAG caaaaggaaaaaggaaTGACACATGTGTATCTAAAGTCAGTATCCCCTACCTACGtgaaaaag GTCCGTTTTAGTCTCTTACCACTGTCGTTTATTGCAG GAAGAAGCAAGTCTCATGGTTTCTCAAAGTTTGTTGATCAAAGCTTGGAATCGGtgattaaactaaaaaaaatcccaTCCACATACTTAGTCGATAGTCTAACAGATAGCCCTCCTGCTGATCTTAGACTTCGCCTGACTGAATACACTGAG ATATTGGACCTGTCAGGATGCCGGCAGTTAAACGAAGCCAGTCTGCTACTGTCAGTACTTCCTAACTCGTATTTCTCAAATCTCAGGtggagaaagagtttgaaaagtTTCCTAAAGAATCCTGAAGACGATGAAAGAAATCGAGAACATTTATCTTATGGAACTTTACCAATTTTGTCTTTCGAATCGCTGAAAGAGATAGATATGTCCAAGTGTCAGAGGCTTAACTATAAATTTGTGATCAAGTGCTTCTCTAAGTCATTCCCATCATTAAGAAAACTGAGAGCTGCTTATCTCTTAAACATCAAGGTGTTCACAGTGCTTGAACTTCTCCAGAATTTTCGCCAGCTCACTGAAGTTGATTTAACAG TTGATATCGCTCCTATAATACCGGTTCAAGCATCGTTGTTTTACTCTGGCCGAGGTCATTGTTCGCTCTCTAATATCACAAGACTAACGCTGGAGGGTAGAAGTGATATATGTG ATATGGGTCTACAGAGCATCTCTAGACTATGTGATTCGTTATGTTACCTGAACATAAAAGGGTGTGCACTACTCTCAGATGCATGTATAGCATATGTTATACAGAGGTGTAAGTATTTATGCTCTCTCATAGTTTGCTATACCTCTTTTTCGGAGAATTCGATTTTGGCACTATGCGCTAGTATTTCTATGACCAATGAGCATATGGATTCAAATTCATTAGCACCCAAGCTTCAGATGTTGCACATGAGTAAATGCGAGg GAATTAGTGAGACATCGCTTTTTAACTTGATAAGTCAGACACAGAAAATGAAGAGTCTTTGCTTAAGGGATACAAAAGTTTCAGACAGTGTGCTATGTGAATTCCCCGGCTCTTCCTTGGAAGCACTTGATATTTCAAATACCACG ATATCTTGGATGGCTCTTGTTCGTGTAATTAGCAGAAATCCTAATCTAAAAAGCCTCAAAGCCAGGGGATGCAAAAATCTGCTTCAGTTACAGGGTGACGGGAGAGCTGACTATTCCTTTCCGTTGTTTTCTGCTCATGAGGTGTTTAAAAGTTTAAGCAAGGGAAGTGGATTGGAGGAGCTTGAGATTGGTTGGGGgttttcttatttctctcttGAGTCTTTGAGACCCGCAGTTTCGTTCCTACGAGCTATAAGTGTGGGTTTGGGTGCTTCCTTAGGTGAAGATGCTTTAAAGcttctttcttcagcttgtcCTTTGCTAGAGTCTATCGTCCTCTATTTTCAG GAAATCTCTGATTCTGCCTTGGCAAGTATCCTGACATCACTGAAGCACCTGCAAGAGTTAGCTTTGTCCTATTGTTTTGGTGACATATCCATTCAAAGTTTCAAGTTCTCTATGCCGAGCCTGAGAAAATTAAGGCTTGAGAGGGTAACTCGTTGGATGACCAGTGATGATTTATTTATTCTCACACAAAGCTGTCCGAACGTGACAGAGCTTTCATTAGTAGGATGTTTACACTTAAATTCAG ATTGCCAACCTATCATCTCAGGTGGATGGCCGGGAATGATTTCTCTTCATCTAGAG GAATGTGGAAGTATAACAGATAATGGTGTCACTTCTCTCTATGGTTGCATTGCTCTCGAAGACCTTTTGCTTCGCCACAAC ggCTCTGGAATACAAAAAAGCTTCCTTCTTGATGCTACTTTGAAG TTTCCAATGCTTCGGCTGGTATCTCTGGACATGTGTGATGCAAAGGAAGGCGGCTTCGATGCCCCAGAG GAGGAAGAAGGAAGTCACTTCCTAAGCATAGTGAAGATCAGTAGATGCAAGTCTGAGAGATGCGCACTGGGAAGAGTCTTGGCTCCTGTGCATAGAGAGACGCTGGTTATGCTATGGAATGGCCAAAACTACACTAAAACGCTTATCAAACAAAGACTTTGA
- the LOC104782056 gene encoding BTB/POZ domain-containing protein FBL11-like isoform X1 — MALSSLDEFVILVLKKDHCLQHEDASSSSSAPPSQVISISASEIVSWDLSEILAYASVKIRVHRTRLIEESSYFQGLLSGSFSESGLDHISVDWNLETFLNLVMCLYGYAIDVTSTSFLPLFEAALYFGVERLLSICKTWISVLVSSNDPASPKLDLSDLIQMWSFGLEHAGDFLPDLCAAYLAKNFMLVKSDEYFGSVPYELLISCIKHPHLTVHSEMHLADALLLWLDAERRMSGFSESRHDNTVNLMEQQKEKGMTHVYLKSVSPTYVKKVRFSLLPLSFIAGRSKSHGFSKFVDQSLESVIKLKKIPSTYLVDSLTDSPPADLRLRLTEYTEILDLSGCRQLNEASLLLSVLPNSYFSNLRWRKSLKSFLKNPEDDERNREHLSYGTLPILSFESLKEIDMSKCQRLNYKFVIKCFSKSFPSLRKLRAAYLLNIKVFTVLELLQNFRQLTEVDLTVDIAPIIPVQASLFYSGRGHCSLSNITRLTLEGRSDICDMGLQSISRLCDSLCYLNIKGCALLSDACIAYVIQRCKYLCSLIVCYTSFSENSILALCASISMTNEHMDSNSLAPKLQMLHMSKCEGITETSLFNLISQTQKMKSLCLRDTKVSDSVLCEFPGSSLEALDISNTTISWMALVRVISRNPNLKSLKARGCKNLLQLQGDGRADYSFPLFSAHEVFKSLSKGSGLEELEIGWGFSYFSLESLRPAVSFLRAISVGLGASLGEDALKLLSSACPLLESIVLYFQEISDSALASILTSLKHLQELALSYCFGDISIQSFKFSMPSLRKLRLERVTRWMTSDDLFILTQSCPNVTELSLVGCLHLNSDCQPIISGGWPGMISLHLEECGSITDNGVTSLYGCIALEDLLLRHNGSGIQKSFLLDATLKFPMLRLVSLDMCDAKEGGFDAPEEEEGSHFLSIVKISRCKSERCALGRVLAPVHRETLVMLWNGQNYTKTLIKQRL, encoded by the exons ATGGCACTAAGCTCACTCGACGAATTCGTAATCCTCGTTCTGAAGAAGGATCATTGTCTTCAACATGAAGAcgcatcttcttcctcttctgctcCTCCGAGTCAAGTGATTTCAATCTCAGCTTCTGAAATTGTATCTTGGGACTTGTCAGAGATACTCGCTTACGCAAGTGTAAAAATTCGAGTTCATCGAACTAG GCTCATTGAGGAATCATCGTATTTCCAAGGCCTACTAAGCGGAAGcttcag TGAATCAGGCCTCGATCATATCTCTGTAGATTGGAACCTAGAGACTTTCTTGAACCTTGTCATGTGTTTGTATGGTTACGCCATAGATGTTACATCCACTAGTTTCTTGCCTCTATTTGag GCTGCACTCTATTTTGGGGTGGAGAGGCTTCTCTCTATATGCAAAACCTGGATTTCAGTGTTGGTATCATCGAATGATCCTGCATCACCTAAATTAGATTTGTCTGACCTTATTCAGATGTGGAGTTTTGGTCTCGAGCATG CTGGAGATTTTTTGCCAGATCTCTGTGCGGCCTATCTTGCAAAGAATTTC ATGTTGGTAAAATCTGATGAGTATTTTGGAAGTGTTCCATATGAGTTGTTGATCTCTTGCATTAAACATCCTCACCTGACTGTACACAG TGAGATGCATCTTGCTGATGCACTTCTTCTTTGGCTTGATGCCGAGAGAAGAATGTCTGGCTTTTCGGAGAGTAGGCATGATAACACAGTCAACTTGATGGAACAG caaaaggaaaaaggaaTGACACATGTGTATCTAAAGTCAGTATCCCCTACCTACGtgaaaaag GTCCGTTTTAGTCTCTTACCACTGTCGTTTATTGCAG GAAGAAGCAAGTCTCATGGTTTCTCAAAGTTTGTTGATCAAAGCTTGGAATCGGtgattaaactaaaaaaaatcccaTCCACATACTTAGTCGATAGTCTAACAGATAGCCCTCCTGCTGATCTTAGACTTCGCCTGACTGAATACACTGAG ATATTGGACCTGTCAGGATGCCGGCAGTTAAACGAAGCCAGTCTGCTACTGTCAGTACTTCCTAACTCGTATTTCTCAAATCTCAGGtggagaaagagtttgaaaagtTTCCTAAAGAATCCTGAAGACGATGAAAGAAATCGAGAACATTTATCTTATGGAACTTTACCAATTTTGTCTTTCGAATCGCTGAAAGAGATAGATATGTCCAAGTGTCAGAGGCTTAACTATAAATTTGTGATCAAGTGCTTCTCTAAGTCATTCCCATCATTAAGAAAACTGAGAGCTGCTTATCTCTTAAACATCAAGGTGTTCACAGTGCTTGAACTTCTCCAGAATTTTCGCCAGCTCACTGAAGTTGATTTAACAGTTGATATCGCTCCTATAATACCGGTTCAAGCATCGTTGTTTTACTCTGGCCGAGGTCATTGTTCGCTCTCTAATATCACAAGACTAACGCTGGAGGGTAGAAGTGATATATGTG ATATGGGTCTACAGAGCATCTCTAGACTATGTGATTCGTTATGTTACCTGAACATAAAAGGGTGTGCACTACTCTCAGATGCATGTATAGCATATGTTATACAGAGGTGTAAGTACTTATGCTCTCTCATAGTTTGCTATACCTCTTTTTCGGAGAATTCGATTTTGGCACTATGCGCTAGTATTTCTATGACCAATGAGCATATGGATTCAAATTCATTAGCACCCAAGCTTCAGATGTTGCACATGAGTAAATGCGAGG GAATTACTGAGACATCGCTTTTTAACTTGATAAGTCAGACACAGAAAATGAAGAGTCTTTGCTTAAGGGATACAAAAGTTTCAGACAGTGTGCTATGTGAATTCCCCGGCTCTTCCTTGGAAGCACTTGATATCTCAAATACCACG ATATCTTGGATGGCTCTTGTTCGTGTAATTAGCAGAAATCCTAATCTAAAAAGCCTCAAAGCCAGGGGATGCAAAAATCTGCTTCAGTTACAGGGTGACGGGAGAGCTGACTATTCCTTTCCGTTGTTTTCTGCTCATGAGGTGTTTAAAAGTTTAAGCAAGGGAAGTGGATTGGAGGAGCTTGAGATTGGTTGGGGgttttcttatttctctcttGAGTCTTTGAGACCCGCAGTTTCGTTCCTACGAGCTATAAGTGTGGGTTTGGGTGCTTCCTTAGGTGAAGATGCTTTAAAGcttctttcttcagcttgtcCTTTGCTAGAGTCTATCGTCCTCTATTTTCAG GAAATCTCTGATTCTGCCTTGGCAAGTATCCTGACATCACTGAAGCACCTGCAAGAGTTAGCTTTGTCCTATTGTTTTGGTGACATATCCATTCAAAGTTTCAAGTTCTCTATGCCGAGCCTGAGAAAATTAAGGCTTGAGAGGGTAACTCGTTGGATGACCAGTGATGATTTATTTATTCTCACACAAAGCTGTCCGAACGTGACAGAGCTTTCATTAGTAGGATGTTTACACTTAAATTCAG ATTGCCAACCTATCATCTCAGGTGGATGGCCGGGAATGATTTCTCTTCATCTAGAG GAATGTGGAAGTATAACAGATAATGGTGTCACTTCTCTCTATGGTTGCATTGCTCTCGAAGACCTTTTGCTTCGCCACAAC ggCTCTGGAATACAAAAAAGCTTCCTTCTTGATGCTACTTTGAAG TTTCCAATGCTTCGGCTGGTATCTCTGGACATGTGTGATGCAAAGGAAGGCGGCTTCGATGCCCCAGAG GAGGAAGAAGGAAGTCACTTCCTAAGCATAGTGAAGATCAGTAGATGCAAGTCTGAGAGATGCGCACTGGGAAGAGTCTTGGCTCCTGTGCATAGAGAGACGCTGGTTATGCTATGGAATGGCCAAAACTACACTAAAACGCTTATCAAACAAAGACTTTGA
- the LOC104782056 gene encoding BTB/POZ domain-containing protein FBL11-like isoform X3: MALSSLDEFVILVLKKDHCLQHEDASSSSSAPPSQVISISASEIVSWDLSEILAYASVKIRVHRTRLIEESSYFQGLLSGSFSESGLDHISVDWNLETFLNLVMCLYGYAIDVTSTSFLPLFEAALYFGVERLLSICKTWISVLVSSNDPASPKLDLSDLIQMWSFGLEHAGDFLPDLCAAYLAKNFMLVKSDEYFGSVPYELLISCIKHPHLTVHSEMHLADALLLWLDAERRMSGFSESRHDNTVNLMEQQKEKGMTHVYLKSVSPTYVKKVRFSLLPLSFIAGRSKSHGFSKFVDQSLESVIKLKKIPSTYLVDSLTDSPPADLRLRLTEYTEILDLSGCRQLNEASLLLSVLPNSYFSNLRWRKSLKSFLKNPEDDERNREHLSYGTLPILSFESLKEIDMSKCQRLNYKFVIKCFSKSFPSLRKLRAAYLLNIKVFTVLELLQNFRQLTEVXLTVDIAPIIPVQASLFYSGRGHCSLSNITRLTLEGRSDICDMGLQSISRLCDSLCYLNIKGCALLSDACIAYVIQRCKYLCSLIVCYTSFSENSILALCASISMTNEHMDSNSLAPKLQMLHMSKCEGISETSLFNLISQTQKMKSLCLRDTKVSDSVLCEFPGSSLEALDISNTTISWMALVRVISRNPNLKSLKARGCKNLLQLQGDGRADYSFPLFSAHEVFKSLSKGSGLEELEIGWGFSYFSLESLRPAVSFLRAISVGLGASLGEDALKLLSSACPLLESIVLYFQEISDSALASILTSLKHLQELALSYCFGDISIQSFKFSMPSLRKLRLERVTRWMTSDDLFILTQSCPNVTELSLVGCLHLNSDCQPIISGGWPGMISLHLEECGSITDNGVTSLYGCIALEDLLLRHNGSGIQKSFLLDATLKFPMLRLVSLDMCDAKEGGFDAPEEEEGSHFLSIVKISRCKSERCALGRVLAPVHRETLVMLWNGQNYTKTLIKQRL, translated from the exons ATGGCACTAAGCTCACTCGACGAATTCGTAATCCTCGTTCTGAAGAAGGATCATTGTCTTCAACATGAAGAcgcatcttcttcctcttctgctcCTCCGAGTCAAGTGATTTCAATCTCAGCTTCTGAAATTGTATCTTGGGACTTGTCAGAGATACTCGCTTACGCAAGTGTAAAAATTCGAGTTCATCGAACTAG GCTCATTGAGGAATCATCGTATTTCCAAGGCCTACTAAGCGGAAGcttcag TGAATCAGGCCTCGATCATATCTCTGTAGATTGGAACCTAGAGACTTTCTTGAACCTTGTCATGTGTTTGTATGGTTACGCCATAGATGTTACATCCACTAGTTTCTTGCCTCTATTTGag GCTGCACTCTATTTTGGGGTGGAGAGGCTTCTCTCTATATGCAAAACCTGGATTTCAGTGTTGGTATCATCGAATGATCCTGCATCACCTAAATTAGATTTGTCTGACCTTATTCAGATGTGGAGTTTTGGTCTCGAGCATG CTGGAGATTTTTTGCCAGATCTCTGTGCGGCCTATCTTGCAAAGAATTTC ATGTTGGTAAAATCTGATGAGTATTTTGGAAGTGTTCCATATGAGTTGTTGATCTCTTGCATTAAACATCCTCACCTGACTGTACACAG TGAGATGCATCTTGCTGATGCACTTCTTCTTTGGCTTGATGCCGAGAGAAGAATGTCTGGCTTTTCGGAGAGTAGGCATGATAACACAGTCAACTTGATGGAACAG caaaaggaaaaaggaaTGACACATGTGTATCTAAAGTCAGTATCCCCTACCTACGtgaaaaag GTCCGTTTTAGTCTCTTACCACTGTCGTTTATTGCAG GAAGAAGCAAGTCTCATGGTTTCTCAAAGTTTGTTGATCAAAGCTTGGAATCGGtgattaaactaaaaaaaatcccaTCCACATACTTAGTCGATAGTCTAACAGATAGCCCTCCTGCTGATCTTAGACTTCGCCTGACTGAATACACTGAG ATATTGGACCTGTCAGGATGCCGGCAGTTAAACGAAGCCAGTCTGCTACTGTCAGTACTTCCTAACTCGTATTTCTCAAATCTCAGGtggagaaagagtttgaaaagtTTCCTAAAGAATCCTGAAGACGATGAAAGAAATCGAGAACATTTATCTTATGGAACTTTACCAATTTTGTCTTTCGAATCGCTGAAAGAGATAGATATGTCCAAGTGTCAGAGGCTTAACTATAAATTTGTGATCAAGTGCTTCTCTAAGTCATTCCCATCATTAAGAAAACTGAGAGCTGCTTATCTCTTAAACATCAAGGTGTTCACAGTGCTTGAACTTCTCCAGAATTTTCGCCAGCTCACTGAAGTTGA NTTAACAGTTGATATCGCTCCTATAATACCGGTTCAAGCATCGTTGTTTTACTCTGGCCGAGGTCATTGTTCGCTCTCTAATATCACAAGACTAACGCTGGAGGGTAGAAGTGATATATGTG ATATGGGTCTACAGAGCATCTCTAGACTATGTGATTCGTTATGTTACCTGAACATAAAAGGGTGTGCACTACTCTCAGATGCATGTATAGCATATGTTATACAGAGGTGTAAGTATTTATGCTCTCTCATAGTTTGCTATACCTCTTTTTCGGAGAATTCGATTTTGGCACTATGCGCTAGTATTTCTATGACCAATGAGCATATGGATTCAAATTCATTAGCACCCAAGCTTCAGATGTTGCACATGAGTAAATGCGAGg GAATTAGTGAGACATCGCTTTTTAACTTGATAAGTCAGACACAGAAAATGAAGAGTCTTTGCTTAAGGGATACAAAAGTTTCAGACAGTGTGCTATGTGAATTCCCCGGCTCTTCCTTGGAAGCACTTGATATTTCAAATACCACG ATATCTTGGATGGCTCTTGTTCGTGTAATTAGCAGAAATCCTAATCTAAAAAGCCTCAAAGCCAGGGGATGCAAAAATCTGCTTCAGTTACAGGGTGACGGGAGAGCTGACTATTCCTTTCCGTTGTTTTCTGCTCATGAGGTGTTTAAAAGTTTAAGCAAGGGAAGTGGATTGGAGGAGCTTGAGATTGGTTGGGGgttttcttatttctctcttGAGTCTTTGAGACCCGCAGTTTCGTTCCTACGAGCTATAAGTGTGGGTTTGGGTGCTTCCTTAGGTGAAGATGCTTTAAAGcttctttcttcagcttgtcCTTTGCTAGAGTCTATCGTCCTCTATTTTCAG GAAATCTCTGATTCTGCCTTGGCAAGTATCCTGACATCACTGAAGCACCTGCAAGAGTTAGCTTTGTCCTATTGTTTTGGTGACATATCCATTCAAAGTTTCAAGTTCTCTATGCCGAGCCTGAGAAAATTAAGGCTTGAGAGGGTAACTCGTTGGATGACCAGTGATGATTTATTTATTCTCACACAAAGCTGTCCGAACGTGACAGAGCTTTCATTAGTAGGATGTTTACACTTAAATTCAG ATTGCCAACCTATCATCTCAGGTGGATGGCCGGGAATGATTTCTCTTCATCTAGAG GAATGTGGAAGTATAACAGATAATGGTGTCACTTCTCTCTATGGTTGCATTGCTCTCGAAGACCTTTTGCTTCGCCACAAC ggCTCTGGAATACAAAAAAGCTTCCTTCTTGATGCTACTTTGAAG TTTCCAATGCTTCGGCTGGTATCTCTGGACATGTGTGATGCAAAGGAAGGCGGCTTCGATGCCCCAGAG GAGGAAGAAGGAAGTCACTTCCTAAGCATAGTGAAGATCAGTAGATGCAAGTCTGAGAGATGCGCACTGGGAAGAGTCTTGGCTCCTGTGCATAGAGAGACGCTGGTTATGCTATGGAATGGCCAAAACTACACTAAAACGCTTATCAAACAAAGACTTTGA